TTTCGGCTGGAATGCTAGTGCCGGCCCGAAGCGGGGAGGAATCTAAACCGACGGACTTACTATGAAGCGGCGCAGGCTATTGTCAAAGCAGGCATTTCAACTTGCGACAAAAAAACTTGCAGCAAGGCCAAACATGAATTGGCTGGGGAAAATCCGATCACAGATTAGCGAGGTGGCCCGCTCTAGATCGCCAGCCAGCGCCGGATTGTTTCCACATCGTCTTCGCCCAGCTCGTGCCCATGATCCACTTCGGCCAGCGCAGTATCCGCGCCGAGCCGGGTGAGTTCGGCGAAGAGTTCATCTCCGCGCTCGCGGAAGAGCGCATCGTTCTTGCCCAGCACGATGAGTATATGCGTGCCCGAGAGGTCTGCACCCTCGCTATCGGCCAGCACCTTGACCGGTCGCAGCGCGATAGCGCGGTTCACCACGTCCCTGCGCAGCTGCATCACCGCCAGCATGAAATTGGCGCCGTTCGAATAGCCCATGAACGTCGTGCGCCGGGGATCGACCTCATAGGCCTCCATCACGCCGGCCACGAAAGCCTCGAAGGCTTCCGCTTCCGCACGGATATCAGCCTGGTCGAAATTGAGCGGTCCCTCGCGCCGGAACCAGCGTGCCGTCCCCTCCTCCGTGGCGCGGCCACGCACGCCGAGCAAGGTCGCCCGCGGCGCTGCGCGTGCCGCCAGCGGCATCAGGTCGGCCTCGTTGCCGCCGCTGCCATGCAGCAGCACGATGGTCGAGCCGTCTGGGTTAGCCGGCACGTGGAAGCGATGGACGAAAGGCAGGTCGACATAGCGCACCCGATCTTCGTCGGGCATCGAGAATTGCGGCAGAAGCAGCCGGATCGTCTCGGCATCGGCCTCCCGCTCGGGCGGAATCATCAATTGCGTGCCCAGCGTCTCTGCCGGCTCGTCCACCATCATGCCCGGCGCGTCTGTGGCGAACTCGAAGAGGATGTTGCCCGGCTCGCGGACATAGAGCGAATAGAAGTACTTTCGGTCGTGCACGTTGACGATGCTGGCATTGCGCGAACGCAGCGCCCGCTCCACCGCATCCACCCGCTCGCGATCGGGCGCGCGGAACGCCACGTGGTCGGCCACGCCCGTGCCCGGCGCACCCGGCCAGAAGCCGCTGGCGTCGCGAATATCCACGATGTCGCCGCTCTCGGACACCATGCGCTCCAGCGAACCGCTGCGCGCCGCGTGCGCATAACCGAAATGGGCGGCGAGGAACGCGCCCGTCTGGTCCGGCACGTCGCTCATCAGCGTCACGCCGCGGATGCGGCGCACCGCATCGGCCTCGGGAATGCCGGCCACGCTCCAGGGCGGCGCCCCGCCTTCGAGGGCCACGCCGACCAGCTTGACGGTGATCCCATCCGGGTCGGTCAGCTTGAGGACCGGCTCGCCGAATTCGGCAACCGGTCCCTGATGCTTGATCCCAAAGCGTAGTGCCCGCGTCAGCCAGAAGCCGATGCTGACCGGCGGCACGGCCAGCGCGATCTCGCCAACCTGCGCCAGTCCCACCCTGCCCTGCGAACCATCTTCCCAGACGAGGAAGGTGATGAGCGAGCCGGGCGAGCCTTCGCTGTCGCCATAGAAGAGATGGAGCTGTTCGGCATCCTCATAGCCGCCGGTGCGCTTGACCAGTCGCAGGCCGAGAAAGCCCGCGTAGAAATCGACATTGGCCTGCACCTTTCGGGTGATGAGCGTGACGTGATGGATGCCTGAGGTCATCCGCAACGACTACCAGCCGCCCGGCCAAAACAAAAGGCCGGCGCAGCGGCCGGCCTTTCGCAAAGATTGAATTCCTTGAGGACCGATCAGTCCTTGGCGCGCTCGACATAGGAGCCGTCGGCGGTCATCACGACCACGCGGGTGCCGACGCCGATATGGGGCGGCACCATGGTCTTGACGCCGTTCGAGAGCTGCGCCGGCTTGAACGAGGAGGAGGCCGTCTGGCCCTTCACCACCGGCTCGGTCTCGACGATCTCGAGGGTCACGCGCTGCGGCAGTTCGATGGCGATGGCGACGCCTTCGAAGGTCTGCAGGAAAACCTGCATGCCGTCGGTGAGGTAGGCAGACTGGTCGCCCACCACGTCCTTGCTGACGGTGAGCTGCTCGTAGGTGGTCGGCTCCATGAAGTGGAAGCCTTCGCCGTCTTCATAGAGGAACTGGTAGGCGCGCTCGTCGACATCGGCCTTCTCGACCATTTCGACCGTACGCCAGCGCTGCGTGACCTTCACGCCGTCCGAGATGCGGCGCATGTCGACGTTGGTCACGGAATTGCCCTTGCCCGGATGGACGTTCTCGGCAAACAGGATGACGTAGAGCTTGCCATCCTCTTCCACGACATTGCCCTTGCGCAGCGAGGACGCGATGACCTTGACCATAGTTTCTTCCTTGTTCAACGGGTGGCGGCGGCCTAATAGGAACGGCAACTAGGCCGGGCCGCGCATTGATTTCGTG
The sequence above is a segment of the Paradevosia shaoguanensis genome. Coding sequences within it:
- a CDS encoding VOC family protein; protein product: MTSGIHHVTLITRKVQANVDFYAGFLGLRLVKRTGGYEDAEQLHLFYGDSEGSPGSLITFLVWEDGSQGRVGLAQVGEIALAVPPVSIGFWLTRALRFGIKHQGPVAEFGEPVLKLTDPDGITVKLVGVALEGGAPPWSVAGIPEADAVRRIRGVTLMSDVPDQTGAFLAAHFGYAHAARSGSLERMVSESGDIVDIRDASGFWPGAPGTGVADHVAFRAPDRERVDAVERALRSRNASIVNVHDRKYFYSLYVREPGNILFEFATDAPGMMVDEPAETLGTQLMIPPEREADAETIRLLLPQFSMPDEDRVRYVDLPFVHRFHVPANPDGSTIVLLHGSGGNEADLMPLAARAAPRATLLGVRGRATEEGTARWFRREGPLNFDQADIRAEAEAFEAFVAGVMEAYEVDPRRTTFMGYSNGANFMLAVMQLRRDVVNRAIALRPVKVLADSEGADLSGTHILIVLGKNDALFRERGDELFAELTRLGADTALAEVDHGHELGEDDVETIRRWLAI
- the efp gene encoding elongation factor P; amino-acid sequence: MVKVIASSLRKGNVVEEDGKLYVILFAENVHPGKGNSVTNVDMRRISDGVKVTQRWRTVEMVEKADVDERAYQFLYEDGEGFHFMEPTTYEQLTVSKDVVGDQSAYLTDGMQVFLQTFEGVAIAIELPQRVTLEIVETEPVVKGQTASSSFKPAQLSNGVKTMVPPHIGVGTRVVVMTADGSYVERAKD